A section of the Streptomyces sp. V3I8 genome encodes:
- a CDS encoding vancomycin high temperature exclusion protein, protein MRRPRLPKPPQAPKLPQALRSMRVSGLLRLPRTRTGRRRAVQAVMAGCVLGLLPATWMYTAAGDRLRTTADVPRTEVAVVFGAGLWQGEPSPYLAHRLDAAAGLYRSGRVKVVLVTGDNSREDYDEPDAMRTYLTERGVPDGRIVSDYAGFDTWDSCVRAKKIFGVDEAVLISQGFHIRRAVALCQEAGVESYGVGVDDVHDVTWYYGGAREVVAAGKALLDVVFEPDPMFLGPEEPGVERALAAAAAR, encoded by the coding sequence ATGCGTCGTCCGAGACTGCCGAAGCCGCCGCAGGCGCCGAAGCTGCCGCAGGCGCTGCGGTCGATGAGGGTGTCCGGGTTGCTGCGGCTGCCGCGTACCCGGACCGGACGGCGGCGCGCCGTGCAGGCCGTGATGGCCGGGTGCGTGCTCGGGCTGCTCCCGGCGACCTGGATGTACACGGCCGCGGGCGACCGGCTGAGGACGACGGCGGACGTGCCGCGCACCGAGGTCGCGGTCGTCTTCGGGGCGGGCCTGTGGCAGGGCGAGCCCTCGCCGTACCTCGCGCACCGGCTGGACGCGGCGGCCGGGCTGTACCGGTCCGGCCGTGTCAAGGTGGTGCTGGTCACCGGCGACAACAGCCGCGAGGACTACGACGAGCCGGACGCGATGCGCACCTACCTCACGGAGCGCGGGGTGCCGGACGGGCGCATCGTCAGCGACTACGCCGGCTTCGACACCTGGGACTCCTGCGTACGCGCCAAGAAGATCTTCGGCGTGGACGAGGCCGTACTGATCAGCCAGGGCTTCCACATCCGGCGCGCGGTCGCCCTCTGCCAGGAGGCGGGCGTCGAGTCGTACGGGGTCGGCGTGGACGACGTGCACGACGTGACCTGGTACTACGGCGGTGCGCGCGAGGTGGTCGCGGCCGGGAAGGCGCTCCTGGACGTGGTGTTCGAGCCGGATCCGATGTTCCTGGGCCCCGAGGAGCCGGGCGTGGAACGGGCGCTGGCGGCGGCCGCCGCACGGTAG